In Vanacampus margaritifer isolate UIUO_Vmar chromosome 18, RoL_Vmar_1.0, whole genome shotgun sequence, a genomic segment contains:
- the LOC144038086 gene encoding glutamate receptor ionotropic, NMDA 2C-like isoform X1: MATPRGNPPPSPWPPLFLILLIASPGPLHARPLLLHSSINVAVVFSGSSYQSEVRGRLSGENFVDLPVVVSPVTVLVNDTNPRDLLTRLCDTMATEKLHGVVFEDDVGSGASTQVTEVAQILDFLSTQTAMPIVGISGGSAVVIPYKAEGSLFLQMGASLEQQVLCMFKIMEEYDWGEFAIITSLLPGYDTFVDIVQAYTDTSYFMWDLQDVLTMEMSVGANDMRTRRILQQVDSQVLLVYCSFEEAHFLFRQAFEVGLVGPGYIWILPSSAVGNPEVPPPASFPVGVIGVITEQWRKSLRQRVREGVAIVAKGAESFKKQHGFIPEGHADCSKPAKHSGNNTLFRHMLNVTWERRDLSFNSRGFLSNPSMVIIALDRERVWDKVGTYGRGILQVRYPVWPRYGNFLEHVTDDRHLTVATLEEHPFVIVENVDPGTGTCIRNTVPCRRQSNHSESIIGHSESYTKLCCKGFCIDILKKLSRTIKFSYDLYLVTNGKHGKLVRGIWNGMIGEVVYRRADMAIGSLTINEERSEIIDFSVPFVETGISVMVARSNGTVSPSAFLEPYSPAVWVMMFVMCLTVVAVTVFVFEYFSPVGYNRSLVSAKAPGGPTFTIGKSVWLLWGIVFNNSVPIENPKGTTSKIMVLIWAFFAVIFLASYTANLAAFMIQEQYIDTVSGLSDKKFQKPQEHYPPFRFGTVPNGSTERNIRSNYPDMHMHMTKYNQKGVEEALNSLKTGKLDAFIYDAAVLNYMAGKDEGCKLVTIGSGKVFATTGYGIALQKDSRWKRLIDLALLQFLGDGDTQRLETVWLSGICQNEKNEVMSSKLDIDNMAGVFYMLLVAMGLSLLVFAWEHLLYWKLRHSLHKSHTLDFLLAISRGIYSCFKGVEDHGRSSGLAKPDLTSNYAQANMLKMLRTAKDLVSTANVESSLDNATKTIEHFSRHSGGLPVRVPHVAADTVPGGFAYVMENHASFPQQSISPQRCVSRPTPLRYTLPTHSTSCLYERPLPVSSLSSPHLAVSETLPHQHPRHYQTTGRLYVDTHPHSRFISYTDLQLPDIYTSHPAPLAQNQHTEGGIHQRKRRSKSFQCGDGDAERRKYRDHDKNKICLSELKANNLRSNHISAPSVESVYSVEGTCPPVENYRSWPPEDLMLRGRHRHRRPSFLKATWGSEQIHQLDESQSSLSSQSPSTLPDLFPCILTPTMAAKTHNPAHLRNNLCLPRNQAYLHIREDHRRAAGRKGQRLRYSQSTHLPTYGEAVRYGAGLGRGMVRRATSLLSRQYAHYLNSYPGLPLYHSPLDLQNHNQVPGSHPSASPVCQLLACGGGRCRSQRALLYQDSVYGAYGIYQSSQTGSETQGSQGGVGQAAGSPCVLRPWKRVSSLESEV; this comes from the exons ATGGCCACTCCAAGGGGAAACCCTCCACCTTCTCCCTGGCCCCCgctcttcctcatcctcctcatcgCATCCCCGGGACCCCTGCACGCCCGGCCCCTCCTACTGCACTCCTCCATCAACGTGGCGGTGGTGTTCAGCGGCTCCAGCTATCAGAGCGAGGTGCGAGGCCGGCTGAGCGGCGAGAACTTTGTGGACCTGCCCGTGGTGGTGAGCCCCGTGACGGTGCTGGTCAACGACACCAACCCGCGAGACCTGCTCACCCGCCTCTGCGACACCATGGCGACAGAGAAGCTGCACGGCGTGGTGTTTGAGGATGATGTTGGATCGGGTGCCAGCACACAG GTGACCGAGGTGGCGCAAATCCTGGACTTTCTGTCAACGCAGACGGCGATGCCCATCGTGGGCATCAGCGGCGGCTCGGCGGTGGTCATCCCGTACAAG GCGGAGGGATCCTTGTTCCTGCAGATGGGCGCGTCCCTGGAGCAGCAGGTCCTCTGCATGTTCAAG ATCATGGAGGAATACGACTGGGGTGAGTTTGCCATCATCACCAGCCTGCTGCCGGGCTACGACACCTTCGTGGACATCGTTCAGGCCTACACGGATACATCGTATTTCATGTGGGACCTCCAGGACGTTCTAACCATGGAGATGTCCGTTGGGGCCAACGATATGAGGACCAGGCGCATTCTGCAGCAg GTGGACTCCCAGGTCCTGCTGGTGTACTGCTCCTTCGAGGAGGCGCACTTTCTCTTCCGCCAGGCCTTTGAGGTGGGCCTGGTGGGACCGGGCTACATCTGGATCCTGCCCAGCTCGGCTGTGGGCAACCCCGAGGTGCCGCCGCCCGCCAGCTTCCCCGTGGGCGTCATCGGCGTCATCACGGAGCAGTGGCGCAAGAGCTTGCGGCAGCGGGTGCGCGAGGGCGTCGCCATCGTGGCCAAGGGAGCCGAGAGCTTCAAAAAGCAGCACGGCTTCATCCCCGAAGGGCACGCCGACTGCAGCAAGCCCGCCAAGCACTCCGGAAACAACACGCTCTTCAG GCACATGCTGAATGTGACGTGGGAAAGGAGGGACCTGTCGTTCAACAGCAGGGGCTTCCTCTCCAACCCATCTATGGTTATCATCGCACTGGACCGAGAAAGAGTGTGGGACAAG GTGGGCACCTACGGCCGCGGCATCCTGCAGGTGCGCTACCCCGTCTGGCCACGTTACGGCAACTTCCTGGAGCATGTGACCGATGACCGCCACTTGACCGTGGCCACGCTGGAGGAGCACCCCTTCGTCATAGTGGAGAACGTGGACCCCGGCACGGGCACATGCATCCGCAACACGGTGCCCTGCAGGCGCCAGTCCAATCACTCGGAAAG CATCATTGGCCACTCGGAATCCTACACCAAACTGTGCTGCAAGGGCTTCTGCATCGACATCCTGAAAAAACTCTCCCGCACCATCAAATTCTCCTACGACCTCTACCTGGTCACCAACGGCAAGCACGGCAAGCTGGTGCGCGGCATTTGGAACGGTATGATTGGCGAG GTTGTTTACAGACGCGCCGACATGGCCATCGGCTCGCTCACCATCAACGAGGAGCGCTCCGAGATCATCGACTTCTCCGTGCCGTTCGTGGAGACGGGAATCAGCGTCATGGTGGCCCGCAGCAACGGCACCGTCTCCCCGTCCGCCTTCCTCG AGCCGTACAGTCCAGCCGTGTGGGTCATGATGTTCGTCATGTGCTTGACGGTAGTGGCCGTGACGGTCTTTGTGTTCGAGTACTTCAGTCCCGTCGGGTACAACCGCAGCTTGGTGAGCGCCAAAG CTCCGGGCGGCCCCACCTTCACCATCGGTAAATCGGTGTGGCTGCTGTGGGGCATCGTGTTCAACAACTCTGTGCCCATCGAGAACCCCAAGGGCACCACCAGCAAGATCATGGTGCTGATCTGGGCTTTCTTCGCCGTCATCTTCCTGGCCTCGTACACCGCCAACCTGGCCGCCTTTATGATCCAGGAGCAGTACATCGACACCGTCTCGGGGCTCTCCGACAAGAAG TTCCAGAAGCCGCAAGAGCACTACCCCCCCTTCCGCTTCGGGACGGTCCCGAACGGCAGCACCGAGCGCAACATCCGCAGCAACTATCCcgacatgcacatgcacatgacGAAGTACAACCAGAAGGGGGTGGAGGAGGCGCTCAACAGCCTCAAAACGGG AAAACTGGACGCTTTCATCTACGACGCGGCCGTGCTCAACTACATGGCGGGCAAGGACGAAGGCTGCAAGCTGGTGACCATCGGCAGCGGCAAAGTGTTCGCCACCACCGGATACGGCATCGCCCTGCAGAAAGACTCGCGCTGGAAGAGGCTCATCGACCTGGCGCTGCTGCAGTTCCTCGGCGATG GTGACACGCAGCGCCTGGAGACGGTGTGGCTCTCAGGCATCTGTCAAAACGAGAAGAACGAGGTGATGAGCAGCAAGCTCGACATCGACAACATGGCGGGCGTCTTCTACATGCTGCTGGTGGCCATGGGCCTCAGCCTGCTGGTGTTCGCATGGGAGCACCTGCTTTACTGGAAGCTGCGACACTCGCTGCACAAGTCCCACACGCTCGACTTCCTGTTGGCCATCAGTCGG GGTATCTACAGTTGCTTCAAGGGTGTGGAAGATCACGGGCGTTCCTCCGGTCTAGCCAAACCCGACCTGACATCCAACTACGCCCAAGCCAACATGCTGAAGATGTTGCGCACTGCTAAGGACTTGGTCTCCACCGCCAATGTGGAGAGCTCCCTGGACAACGCCACCAAGACGATCGAGCATTTCAGCCGGCACAGTGGTGGCTTGCCCGTCCGCGTCCCCCATGTCGCCGCCGATACGGTACCTGGAGGCTTTGCGTACGTGATGGAGAACCACGCGTCCTTCCCGCAGCAATCCATCTCCCCGCAGAGGTGTGTCAGCAGGCCCACACCGCTGCGCTACACTCTTCCAACCCACTCTACTTCTTGTCTGTATGAGCGCCCGCTTCCGGTCTCCAGTCTCAGCAGTCCGCATCTGGCGGTCAGCGAAACGCTCCCCCATCAGCACCCCCGCCACTACCAGACCACCGGAAGACTCTACGTGGACACCCACCCCCACTCGAGGTTCATCTCGTACACCGACCTGCAGCTGCCTGACATCTACACCTCCCATCCCGCCCCCCTGGCCCAAAACCAGCACACAGAGGGAGGCATCCACCAGAGAAAACGCAGGTCCAAGAGCTTCCAGTGTGGGGATGGCGATGCAGAGAGAAGGAAGTATAGAGATCACGATAAGAACAAAATCTGCCTCAGCGAGCTCAAAGCCAACAACCTCAGGAGCAACCACATTTCTGCCCCCAGCGTGGAGAGCGTCTATTCAGTGGAGGGGACGTGTCCTCCAGTGGAGAACTATAGATCCTGGCCTCCGGAGGACCTCATGCTAAGAGGAAGACATAGGCATCGCCGCCCCTCTTTCCTAAAAGCAACATGGGGCAGCGAGCAGATCCACCAGCTAGACGAGTCCCAGTCATCTCTTTCCAGCCAGTCGCCCTCCACACTTCCTGACCTGTTCCCATGCATCCTCACGCCCACCATGGCTGCAAAGACCCACAACCCGGCCCACCTTCGGAACAACCTGTGCCTCCCACGGAACCAGGCCTACCTCCACATAAGGGAGGATCACAGGAGGGCTGCTGGCCGTAAAGGCCAACGGCTGAGGTATTCCCAGTCCACCCATCTCCCGACATATGGTGAAGCGGTGCGGTACGGTGCCGGGTTAGGGCGGGGGATGGTACGGAGAGCTACCAGCCTGCTCAGCAGACAATACGCCCACTATCTAAACTCCTATCCTGGGCTACCACTCTACCACTCGCCCCTCGACCTGCAAAACCACAACCAAGTCCCAGGCAGTCATCCGTCAGCCAGCCCCGTATGCCAGCTGCTTGCCTGCGGTGGGGGACGATGCAGGAGTCAGCGAGCCTTGCTGTACCAGGACAGCGTGTACGGCGCTTACGGGATCTATCAGAGCTCCCAGACTGGATCGGAGACGCAAGGAAGTCAGGGAGGAGTTGGCCAAGCAGCGGGGAGCCCCTGCGTGCTTCGGCCTTGGAAACGAGTGTCCAGTTTGGAGTCGGAGGTGTGA
- the LOC144038086 gene encoding glutamate receptor ionotropic, NMDA 2C-like isoform X2 has protein sequence MEMSVGANDMRTRRILQQVDSQVLLVYCSFEEAHFLFRQAFEVGLVGPGYIWILPSSAVGNPEVPPPASFPVGVIGVITEQWRKSLRQRVREGVAIVAKGAESFKKQHGFIPEGHADCSKPAKHSGNNTLFRHMLNVTWERRDLSFNSRGFLSNPSMVIIALDRERVWDKVGTYGRGILQVRYPVWPRYGNFLEHVTDDRHLTVATLEEHPFVIVENVDPGTGTCIRNTVPCRRQSNHSESIIGHSESYTKLCCKGFCIDILKKLSRTIKFSYDLYLVTNGKHGKLVRGIWNGMIGEVVYRRADMAIGSLTINEERSEIIDFSVPFVETGISVMVARSNGTVSPSAFLEPYSPAVWVMMFVMCLTVVAVTVFVFEYFSPVGYNRSLVSAKAPGGPTFTIGKSVWLLWGIVFNNSVPIENPKGTTSKIMVLIWAFFAVIFLASYTANLAAFMIQEQYIDTVSGLSDKKFQKPQEHYPPFRFGTVPNGSTERNIRSNYPDMHMHMTKYNQKGVEEALNSLKTGKLDAFIYDAAVLNYMAGKDEGCKLVTIGSGKVFATTGYGIALQKDSRWKRLIDLALLQFLGDGDTQRLETVWLSGICQNEKNEVMSSKLDIDNMAGVFYMLLVAMGLSLLVFAWEHLLYWKLRHSLHKSHTLDFLLAISRGIYSCFKGVEDHGRSSGLAKPDLTSNYAQANMLKMLRTAKDLVSTANVESSLDNATKTIEHFSRHSGGLPVRVPHVAADTVPGGFAYVMENHASFPQQSISPQRCVSRPTPLRYTLPTHSTSCLYERPLPVSSLSSPHLAVSETLPHQHPRHYQTTGRLYVDTHPHSRFISYTDLQLPDIYTSHPAPLAQNQHTEGGIHQRKRRSKSFQCGDGDAERRKYRDHDKNKICLSELKANNLRSNHISAPSVESVYSVEGTCPPVENYRSWPPEDLMLRGRHRHRRPSFLKATWGSEQIHQLDESQSSLSSQSPSTLPDLFPCILTPTMAAKTHNPAHLRNNLCLPRNQAYLHIREDHRRAAGRKGQRLRYSQSTHLPTYGEAVRYGAGLGRGMVRRATSLLSRQYAHYLNSYPGLPLYHSPLDLQNHNQVPGSHPSASPVCQLLACGGGRCRSQRALLYQDSVYGAYGIYQSSQTGSETQGSQGGVGQAAGSPCVLRPWKRVSSLESEV, from the exons ATGGAGATGTCCGTTGGGGCCAACGATATGAGGACCAGGCGCATTCTGCAGCAg GTGGACTCCCAGGTCCTGCTGGTGTACTGCTCCTTCGAGGAGGCGCACTTTCTCTTCCGCCAGGCCTTTGAGGTGGGCCTGGTGGGACCGGGCTACATCTGGATCCTGCCCAGCTCGGCTGTGGGCAACCCCGAGGTGCCGCCGCCCGCCAGCTTCCCCGTGGGCGTCATCGGCGTCATCACGGAGCAGTGGCGCAAGAGCTTGCGGCAGCGGGTGCGCGAGGGCGTCGCCATCGTGGCCAAGGGAGCCGAGAGCTTCAAAAAGCAGCACGGCTTCATCCCCGAAGGGCACGCCGACTGCAGCAAGCCCGCCAAGCACTCCGGAAACAACACGCTCTTCAG GCACATGCTGAATGTGACGTGGGAAAGGAGGGACCTGTCGTTCAACAGCAGGGGCTTCCTCTCCAACCCATCTATGGTTATCATCGCACTGGACCGAGAAAGAGTGTGGGACAAG GTGGGCACCTACGGCCGCGGCATCCTGCAGGTGCGCTACCCCGTCTGGCCACGTTACGGCAACTTCCTGGAGCATGTGACCGATGACCGCCACTTGACCGTGGCCACGCTGGAGGAGCACCCCTTCGTCATAGTGGAGAACGTGGACCCCGGCACGGGCACATGCATCCGCAACACGGTGCCCTGCAGGCGCCAGTCCAATCACTCGGAAAG CATCATTGGCCACTCGGAATCCTACACCAAACTGTGCTGCAAGGGCTTCTGCATCGACATCCTGAAAAAACTCTCCCGCACCATCAAATTCTCCTACGACCTCTACCTGGTCACCAACGGCAAGCACGGCAAGCTGGTGCGCGGCATTTGGAACGGTATGATTGGCGAG GTTGTTTACAGACGCGCCGACATGGCCATCGGCTCGCTCACCATCAACGAGGAGCGCTCCGAGATCATCGACTTCTCCGTGCCGTTCGTGGAGACGGGAATCAGCGTCATGGTGGCCCGCAGCAACGGCACCGTCTCCCCGTCCGCCTTCCTCG AGCCGTACAGTCCAGCCGTGTGGGTCATGATGTTCGTCATGTGCTTGACGGTAGTGGCCGTGACGGTCTTTGTGTTCGAGTACTTCAGTCCCGTCGGGTACAACCGCAGCTTGGTGAGCGCCAAAG CTCCGGGCGGCCCCACCTTCACCATCGGTAAATCGGTGTGGCTGCTGTGGGGCATCGTGTTCAACAACTCTGTGCCCATCGAGAACCCCAAGGGCACCACCAGCAAGATCATGGTGCTGATCTGGGCTTTCTTCGCCGTCATCTTCCTGGCCTCGTACACCGCCAACCTGGCCGCCTTTATGATCCAGGAGCAGTACATCGACACCGTCTCGGGGCTCTCCGACAAGAAG TTCCAGAAGCCGCAAGAGCACTACCCCCCCTTCCGCTTCGGGACGGTCCCGAACGGCAGCACCGAGCGCAACATCCGCAGCAACTATCCcgacatgcacatgcacatgacGAAGTACAACCAGAAGGGGGTGGAGGAGGCGCTCAACAGCCTCAAAACGGG AAAACTGGACGCTTTCATCTACGACGCGGCCGTGCTCAACTACATGGCGGGCAAGGACGAAGGCTGCAAGCTGGTGACCATCGGCAGCGGCAAAGTGTTCGCCACCACCGGATACGGCATCGCCCTGCAGAAAGACTCGCGCTGGAAGAGGCTCATCGACCTGGCGCTGCTGCAGTTCCTCGGCGATG GTGACACGCAGCGCCTGGAGACGGTGTGGCTCTCAGGCATCTGTCAAAACGAGAAGAACGAGGTGATGAGCAGCAAGCTCGACATCGACAACATGGCGGGCGTCTTCTACATGCTGCTGGTGGCCATGGGCCTCAGCCTGCTGGTGTTCGCATGGGAGCACCTGCTTTACTGGAAGCTGCGACACTCGCTGCACAAGTCCCACACGCTCGACTTCCTGTTGGCCATCAGTCGG GGTATCTACAGTTGCTTCAAGGGTGTGGAAGATCACGGGCGTTCCTCCGGTCTAGCCAAACCCGACCTGACATCCAACTACGCCCAAGCCAACATGCTGAAGATGTTGCGCACTGCTAAGGACTTGGTCTCCACCGCCAATGTGGAGAGCTCCCTGGACAACGCCACCAAGACGATCGAGCATTTCAGCCGGCACAGTGGTGGCTTGCCCGTCCGCGTCCCCCATGTCGCCGCCGATACGGTACCTGGAGGCTTTGCGTACGTGATGGAGAACCACGCGTCCTTCCCGCAGCAATCCATCTCCCCGCAGAGGTGTGTCAGCAGGCCCACACCGCTGCGCTACACTCTTCCAACCCACTCTACTTCTTGTCTGTATGAGCGCCCGCTTCCGGTCTCCAGTCTCAGCAGTCCGCATCTGGCGGTCAGCGAAACGCTCCCCCATCAGCACCCCCGCCACTACCAGACCACCGGAAGACTCTACGTGGACACCCACCCCCACTCGAGGTTCATCTCGTACACCGACCTGCAGCTGCCTGACATCTACACCTCCCATCCCGCCCCCCTGGCCCAAAACCAGCACACAGAGGGAGGCATCCACCAGAGAAAACGCAGGTCCAAGAGCTTCCAGTGTGGGGATGGCGATGCAGAGAGAAGGAAGTATAGAGATCACGATAAGAACAAAATCTGCCTCAGCGAGCTCAAAGCCAACAACCTCAGGAGCAACCACATTTCTGCCCCCAGCGTGGAGAGCGTCTATTCAGTGGAGGGGACGTGTCCTCCAGTGGAGAACTATAGATCCTGGCCTCCGGAGGACCTCATGCTAAGAGGAAGACATAGGCATCGCCGCCCCTCTTTCCTAAAAGCAACATGGGGCAGCGAGCAGATCCACCAGCTAGACGAGTCCCAGTCATCTCTTTCCAGCCAGTCGCCCTCCACACTTCCTGACCTGTTCCCATGCATCCTCACGCCCACCATGGCTGCAAAGACCCACAACCCGGCCCACCTTCGGAACAACCTGTGCCTCCCACGGAACCAGGCCTACCTCCACATAAGGGAGGATCACAGGAGGGCTGCTGGCCGTAAAGGCCAACGGCTGAGGTATTCCCAGTCCACCCATCTCCCGACATATGGTGAAGCGGTGCGGTACGGTGCCGGGTTAGGGCGGGGGATGGTACGGAGAGCTACCAGCCTGCTCAGCAGACAATACGCCCACTATCTAAACTCCTATCCTGGGCTACCACTCTACCACTCGCCCCTCGACCTGCAAAACCACAACCAAGTCCCAGGCAGTCATCCGTCAGCCAGCCCCGTATGCCAGCTGCTTGCCTGCGGTGGGGGACGATGCAGGAGTCAGCGAGCCTTGCTGTACCAGGACAGCGTGTACGGCGCTTACGGGATCTATCAGAGCTCCCAGACTGGATCGGAGACGCAAGGAAGTCAGGGAGGAGTTGGCCAAGCAGCGGGGAGCCCCTGCGTGCTTCGGCCTTGGAAACGAGTGTCCAGTTTGGAGTCGGAGGTGTGA